A genomic window from Deltaproteobacteria bacterium includes:
- a CDS encoding VWA domain-containing protein has product TMNPEEGELRPQLLDRFGLCVEISGERDVGLRKAIVERVLLFEMDDGTFLGSWSAGDARLKDTVRAARERLPRIPLPENLVRTVAEVNNTLGISGHRGDLAILKSARALAALRGGEDLAAADVRDAIRLALPHRVPRSGVSAARAYHVERLLSWAFPGEAVEEDDRGPVVPLPGTTHGMKRGGVVFRAPAVTPQEQERQAVERAQAKRHRYEAAEASAGRKGPPTCGDPDCDYCQGYVEESIITPSDPYEVRRIVAPKGRRLSDAVGKRSKSRTKSSRGRYVRSIPWEKGRDIALDATLFAAAAGGHVDPETRRVRIALSDLRGKQRERKVGNLVLVVMDASGSMETQQRMVATKGAVLSLLRDSYVKRDRVGLIAFRDAVGEVVVPPTGSASQAAMQLTWLASGGTTPLSIGLFAAVKTLEMEQTRDPARKAILALITDGRANVAYFGGEPLEEAVKIAKTIRKMRVTSLVIDADRMVAGPAALRSAMEATQKGARTRGIFSDGPARTVADALGAKYFSLAEMSRSAILKAIRSRMTL; this is encoded by the coding sequence GGACGATGAACCCGGAGGAGGGGGAGCTGCGGCCGCAGCTGCTGGACCGGTTCGGTCTGTGCGTGGAGATCAGCGGGGAGCGGGACGTCGGGCTCCGGAAGGCGATCGTGGAACGCGTCCTCCTCTTCGAGATGGACGACGGGACGTTCCTCGGCTCCTGGTCGGCGGGGGATGCCCGGTTGAAGGATACGGTTCGAGCGGCGCGCGAGCGGCTGCCGCGGATCCCGCTGCCGGAGAACCTCGTCCGGACCGTGGCGGAGGTGAACAACACGCTGGGGATATCCGGGCACCGGGGGGACCTGGCGATCCTGAAATCCGCACGGGCGCTGGCGGCGTTGCGCGGAGGAGAGGACCTCGCGGCGGCCGACGTGCGGGACGCGATCCGCCTGGCGCTTCCGCACCGCGTCCCCAGGTCCGGAGTGAGCGCGGCCCGGGCATACCACGTGGAGCGGCTCCTGTCGTGGGCGTTTCCCGGCGAGGCGGTCGAGGAGGACGATCGCGGGCCGGTGGTCCCCCTTCCCGGGACGACCCACGGGATGAAGCGGGGCGGGGTGGTCTTCCGCGCTCCCGCGGTGACGCCGCAGGAACAGGAGCGCCAGGCGGTCGAGCGGGCCCAGGCGAAGCGTCACCGGTACGAGGCGGCGGAGGCATCCGCGGGACGCAAGGGACCGCCGACGTGCGGAGACCCCGATTGCGACTACTGCCAGGGGTACGTCGAGGAGAGCATCATCACCCCGTCCGACCCGTACGAGGTGCGCAGGATCGTCGCGCCGAAGGGGCGCAGGCTCTCCGACGCGGTCGGGAAGCGCAGCAAGTCGCGCACGAAGAGCTCCCGCGGCCGGTATGTGCGCAGCATCCCCTGGGAGAAGGGCAGGGATATCGCCCTCGACGCCACCCTGTTCGCCGCCGCCGCGGGGGGACACGTGGACCCGGAGACGCGGAGGGTCCGGATCGCGTTGTCCGACCTGCGGGGGAAGCAGCGGGAACGGAAGGTCGGGAACCTCGTGCTCGTGGTGATGGACGCTTCCGGGTCGATGGAGACGCAGCAGCGGATGGTGGCGACCAAGGGCGCGGTCCTCTCCCTGCTCCGGGACAGCTACGTGAAGCGCGATCGGGTGGGCCTCATCGCCTTCCGCGACGCGGTGGGGGAGGTGGTCGTCCCGCCGACGGGAAGCGCGTCCCAGGCCGCGATGCAGCTCACCTGGCTCGCGTCGGGAGGCACCACGCCGCTTTCCATCGGCCTGTTCGCCGCGGTGAAGACGCTGGAGATGGAGCAGACGCGCGACCCGGCCCGCAAGGCGATCCTGGCGCTGATCACCGACGGCCGCGCGAACGTGGCGTACTTCGGCGGGGAGCCGCTGGAGGAGGCGGTGAAGATCGCGAAGACGATCCGGAAGATGCGGGTCACATCGCTCGTCATCGACGCGGACCGGATGGTGGCGGGCCCCGCGGCGCTGCGCTCCGCCATGGAGGCGACCCAGAAAGGCGCACGGACGCGCGGGATCTTCTCCGACGGGCCGGCGCGCACGGTGGCCGACGCGTTGGGAGCGAAATACTTCTCATTGGCGGAGATGAGCCGGTCGGCGATCCTGAAGGCGATCCGCTCGAGGATGACGCTATGA